In Sphingobacteriaceae bacterium, a single genomic region encodes these proteins:
- the dinB gene encoding DNA polymerase IV, whose protein sequence is MSRSVMHMDLDSFFVSVERLNNSKLIGKPVLVGGAGDRGVVASCSYEAREFGIHSAMPMKMARQLCPEAIVVRGDSEQYSKFSNEVTEIVKESVPLYEKTSIDEFYIDLTGMDKFFGCYKLAGELRQRIIKETHLPISFALSTNKTVAKVGTGEAKPNGQKEIPYGTEKSFLAPLCINKIPMVGDKTYQLLRGMGLQWIRTVQEMPVELMEQVLGQNGVMIWKKANAIDNSNVEPYSERKSISTERTFDKDTIDVKQLKSILLSMTEKLAYQLREEEKLTACVTVKIRYSDFNTYTMQARIPYTSLDHTLIEKVKELFDKLYQKRMLIRLIGVRFSHLIQGSYQYNLFEDCSEQLLLYQAMDKMRKRFGDNGIIKRAAGMEVKHHDFNPFSGKEKKIQ, encoded by the coding sequence ATGAGTCGCTCAGTTATGCATATGGATCTGGATTCTTTTTTTGTTTCGGTAGAACGATTAAATAATTCGAAATTGATTGGCAAACCTGTGTTGGTGGGCGGTGCGGGCGATCGTGGCGTTGTAGCATCCTGCAGTTATGAAGCCCGTGAATTCGGAATACACTCGGCCATGCCCATGAAAATGGCCCGCCAACTTTGTCCGGAGGCCATTGTTGTTCGAGGCGACTCCGAACAATACAGTAAATTTTCAAATGAGGTAACCGAAATTGTAAAAGAGAGTGTTCCGCTGTATGAAAAAACGTCCATTGATGAATTTTACATTGACCTCACCGGTATGGATAAATTTTTTGGTTGTTATAAACTGGCGGGAGAATTACGGCAACGCATTATTAAAGAAACGCATTTACCCATTTCCTTTGCCTTATCCACCAACAAAACCGTGGCCAAAGTAGGAACCGGCGAGGCAAAACCAAACGGACAAAAAGAAATTCCGTATGGAACCGAAAAAAGTTTTTTAGCACCCTTGTGCATCAACAAAATCCCAATGGTGGGTGATAAAACCTATCAGTTATTGCGTGGCATGGGATTACAATGGATACGCACCGTACAGGAAATGCCGGTTGAACTCATGGAACAAGTTCTCGGACAAAACGGCGTAATGATATGGAAAAAAGCAAATGCCATTGACAATTCAAATGTTGAACCTTATTCAGAAAGAAAATCCATTTCCACCGAACGTACTTTTGATAAAGATACCATTGATGTAAAACAACTCAAATCAATATTATTAAGTATGACAGAGAAATTAGCCTACCAGCTAAGGGAAGAAGAAAAACTTACAGCCTGTGTTACCGTAAAAATAAGATACTCGGATTTTAATACCTACACCATGCAGGCACGCATACCCTATACCTCACTCGATCACACCCTTATTGAAAAAGTAAAAGAGTTGTTTGACAAATTGTATCAAAAAAGAATGCTGATCCGTTTAATAGGAGTACGTTTTAGTCACTTAATACAAGGTAGCTATCAGTACAATTTGTTTGAAGACTGCAGTGAGCAATTATTATTGTACCAGGCTATGGATAAAATGAGAAAACGGTTTGGAGATAACGGAATTATAAAACGGGCCGCCGGAATGGAAGTCAAACATCACGATTTTAATCCCTTTTCAGGAAAAGAAAAGAAAATACAGTAA
- a CDS encoding DNA polymerase III subunit alpha: MLLNCHTYYSFCYGTLSIEELSTLVKKAGHQSFALTDINNTSACLKTLRLHAKNEMPEGLKPVIGVDFRNGVQQQYIVLAINNQGFQEINLHLSKHLHENLKFNDIAPSFTNAFVIYPYHKYKGQALQANEYIGVSPKELSRLSFSPVKLQTHKLVALHSVSFGGKAHHNAHRLLRAIDNNTLLSKLSIQEQGHADECMIHKEDLIRAFRDYPHIINNTEYILNNCEVKFDFGKLSYKNKKYFSGSRSSDMDLLRSECENGLKYRYNTIPTEVKSRITKELDVIDKMNFASYFLINWDITSYARRNNFFYVGRGSGANSLVAYLLRITDVDPVKLDLYFERFINEFRTNAPDFDIDFSWTDRDDITKYIFDTYKHEHTALLGAYSTFQHDAVTRELGKVFGLPPAEIDKLQSLKNFEQADHIGKLVLKYSKLIHGFPSHMSIHSSGIIISEEPVCAYTGTFMPPKGYPTTQFSMLEAEDIGLYKFDILSQRGLGKIKDTLGIIQSNAAAHPDKKINIDIHRVEPFMQDEKVKKLLREGKTIGCFYVESPAMRMLLAKLKADDYLRLVAASSIIRPGVAKSGMMREYIVRFRNENLRTQARKKLPELYDILAETYGVMVYQEDVIKVAHLFAGLSLAEADYLRRGMSWKYKQRNEFYRVKDNFFANCAEKKYPPLLIEEIWKQIESFANFAFSKGHSASYAVESYQALYLKAYFPLEYMVATLNNGGGFYRKELYIHEARMHGAEIKMPCINNSTALCTIHGKTIFLGLGMISELEQQSIVDILDEKERNGPYLNLLDFTKRVYLPIEQMRLLIRAGSFDFTGKNKKELLWEIHALINPQYKKVKMKELFDIAPKKWKLPKLNGNIFDAAFEEIELLGFSLCSPFDLLRDGIPTRLTSAELPSYIGKTINITGYLITIKHAITSKGDRMHFGTFIDIEGRWIDTVHFPPSAKQFPFTGPGCYLLKGKVSSEYDFISLEVDEMKRLAVIDREKLIES, translated from the coding sequence GTGCTGTTAAATTGCCATACTTATTATAGTTTTTGCTACGGAACTTTATCCATTGAAGAATTAAGCACCTTAGTAAAAAAAGCAGGACATCAAAGTTTTGCCTTAACCGATATCAATAACACTTCGGCCTGTTTGAAAACCTTGCGTTTACATGCTAAAAACGAAATGCCCGAAGGATTAAAACCGGTGATTGGAGTAGATTTCAGAAACGGAGTTCAACAACAATATATTGTTCTTGCTATAAATAACCAAGGCTTTCAGGAAATTAATTTGCACCTGAGTAAACATCTGCACGAAAATTTAAAGTTTAATGATATCGCTCCATCTTTTACAAATGCATTTGTGATTTACCCATATCACAAGTACAAAGGACAAGCGCTTCAAGCAAATGAATATATTGGCGTATCTCCTAAAGAATTAAGCCGACTTTCCTTTTCTCCCGTTAAATTACAAACACATAAACTGGTAGCCTTGCATAGCGTGAGTTTCGGAGGAAAAGCGCACCACAATGCACATCGTTTATTAAGAGCAATAGACAATAACACTTTATTGAGTAAACTTTCTATTCAAGAACAAGGCCATGCCGATGAATGCATGATTCATAAAGAAGATTTAATACGAGCCTTTCGGGATTACCCACACATTATAAATAACACCGAGTATATTTTAAACAATTGCGAAGTGAAGTTTGATTTCGGGAAACTCTCTTATAAAAATAAAAAATATTTTTCCGGAAGTCGTAGTAGCGATATGGATTTACTCCGAAGTGAGTGTGAAAACGGTTTAAAATACCGGTATAATACAATACCAACAGAAGTAAAAAGCAGAATTACCAAAGAATTGGATGTAATTGACAAAATGAATTTTGCTTCTTATTTTTTGATCAACTGGGACATCACATCATACGCTCGGAGAAATAACTTTTTTTATGTTGGCAGAGGGAGCGGCGCCAATAGCCTTGTGGCTTACCTGTTACGGATTACGGATGTAGATCCCGTGAAACTGGATTTGTATTTTGAACGATTCATTAATGAATTCAGAACTAACGCTCCTGACTTTGACATCGATTTTTCCTGGACAGACAGAGATGATATTACCAAATATATATTTGACACCTATAAACACGAGCATACCGCTTTACTCGGCGCCTACTCCACTTTTCAGCACGATGCGGTTACCCGTGAATTAGGAAAGGTATTTGGTTTACCCCCTGCTGAAATTGATAAACTGCAATCTCTCAAAAATTTCGAACAAGCAGACCATATCGGTAAGCTCGTTTTAAAATACAGTAAACTCATTCACGGTTTTCCAAGTCACATGAGTATACACTCCAGCGGAATCATCATTTCAGAAGAACCGGTTTGCGCTTACACCGGAACCTTTATGCCTCCTAAAGGTTATCCGACCACGCAATTTAGCATGTTAGAAGCGGAAGATATTGGCTTATATAAATTTGATATACTGAGTCAGCGGGGATTAGGAAAAATAAAAGACACCCTTGGCATTATCCAATCCAATGCAGCAGCACACCCCGATAAAAAAATAAATATTGACATACATCGCGTAGAGCCCTTTATGCAGGATGAAAAAGTAAAAAAACTTTTACGCGAAGGAAAAACAATAGGTTGTTTTTACGTTGAATCACCTGCCATGCGTATGTTGCTTGCCAAATTAAAAGCCGATGACTATTTGCGTTTAGTGGCGGCCAGTTCCATCATCAGGCCGGGCGTTGCCAAAAGCGGTATGATGCGCGAATACATTGTACGTTTCCGGAACGAAAACTTACGAACGCAGGCCCGTAAAAAGTTACCCGAGCTATACGATATACTTGCCGAAACCTACGGCGTAATGGTATATCAGGAAGATGTGATTAAAGTGGCGCATTTATTTGCAGGCTTATCGCTAGCTGAAGCCGATTATTTACGAAGAGGCATGTCGTGGAAATATAAACAACGTAATGAATTTTACAGAGTAAAAGATAATTTTTTTGCCAATTGTGCCGAAAAAAAATATCCACCACTACTGATTGAAGAAATATGGAAACAAATTGAAAGCTTCGCCAATTTTGCGTTTTCCAAAGGACATTCGGCTAGTTACGCTGTTGAAAGTTATCAGGCACTTTATCTCAAAGCTTATTTCCCGCTGGAATATATGGTTGCCACGCTAAATAACGGAGGCGGCTTTTATCGCAAAGAATTATATATACACGAAGCCCGAATGCATGGGGCTGAAATAAAAATGCCTTGTATCAATAACAGTACTGCCTTGTGCACCATACATGGCAAAACCATTTTTTTAGGTTTAGGAATGATTAGTGAACTCGAACAGCAAAGTATAGTGGATATATTAGATGAAAAAGAGAGAAATGGCCCTTACCTCAACCTCCTTGACTTTACAAAACGCGTTTATTTGCCCATTGAACAAATGCGTTTATTAATACGGGCAGGTTCCTTTGATTTTACCGGTAAAAACAAAAAAGAACTGCTCTGGGAAATACACGCACTCATTAATCCTCAATACAAAAAAGTAAAAATGAAAGAGTTGTTTGATATTGCGCCCAAAAAATGGAAACTACCTAAATTAAACGGAAATATTTTTGACGCTGCCTTCGAAGAAATTGAATTACTTGGATTTTCTTTATGTTCACCGTTTGATTTACTTCGCGATGGTATTCCCACCCGATTAACTTCCGCAGAATTACCCAGCTATATCGGTAAAACAATAAACATTACAGGTTATTTAATCACCATTAAACATGCCATTACTTCCAAAGGAGATCGCATGCATTTTGGAACATTTATTGATATTGAAGGGAGATGGATTGACACCGTACACTTTCCCCCCTCCGCCAAACAGTTTCCCTTTACCGGACCGGGCTGCTATTTATTAAAAGGGAAAGTAAGTTCAGAGTACGATTTCATCAGCCTAGAAGTAGATGAAATGAAAAGACTGGCCGTAATCGACCGAGAGAAATTAATTGAAAGTTAA